A genomic stretch from Thalassophryne amazonica chromosome 18, fThaAma1.1, whole genome shotgun sequence includes:
- the LOC117530907 gene encoding transmembrane protein 238-like — protein sequence MSTSKQVEPVRERIYGGVGRCKCSFWFAVAHDILGVSILMVGVFGGLAIHDLFIYAGAIIIFLSLIWWVFWYSGNIDIPPEELEDEVGGLKLKERGLSKVARQVSNRLSSSIRNSFRKNRLTSARPSSSVQQRNADLALYTIYNESVVSSSKEHVSKSLLL from the coding sequence ATGTCAACATCTAAACAAGTGGAACCAGTTAGAGAAAGAATCTATGGAGGTGTTGGCCGCTGCAAATGCTCCTTTTGGTTCGCCGTGGCTCATGACATACTTGGGGTGTCCATCCTAATGGTGGGAGTGTTTGGAGGACTGGCTATACACGACTTGTTCATCTACGCGGGGGCCATTATCATCTTCCTCAGCCTGATCTGGTGGGTGTTTTGGTACTCTGGGAACATTGACATCCCACCTGAGGAGCTCGAAGATGAGGTGGGTGGACTCAAACTGAAGGAGCGTGGACTCAGCAAGGTTGCAAGGCAGGTGTCCAACCGCCTTTCTAGCAGCATCAGGAACTCTTTCAGAAAGAACAGGTTGACCAGTGCCAGGCCTTCAAGTTCTGTGCAACAACGAAATGCAGACTTGGCACTTTACACCATCTACAATGAGTCCGTGGTCTCCTCATCCAAGGAACATGTGAGCAAGAGCTTGTTGCTGTGA